The Aspergillus nidulans FGSC A4 chromosome VII nucleotide sequence ACGATTGGGAGGGCGGCCTTCGTCAGACAAACCGGGTACTGAGATGTTCTGGGAGGGTTCGCAGGAGCGACCTCAAGCAAGCGGCGGTGGCAGTAGCAAATTTGTATGGGTGACAGTGGGCGCGCCTGGAGGCGATGGGGAGTATCGCTCGGTGTCGCTTAGAGACAAGAAAGGTAACAGTGTTGGAGAGAACGACGAGATGGAGGCGCTCAGGGAACGACTGCGATTAGCGGGCTTATAAATTATGACTGATGACCTTGGGTTGTATTCATTGTTTTGGCGAGTTAGGAACTGATAATATATATGAATTGAGCATTATGGAGTACCCCCCTATACATGAAACCAGGGACCGAGTTTATCCTCACGTAGACTAAAAGCGGCTAAATCTGCGACGACCCTGCGGCAGTTCCTCCGTTGTGTGACTATCGCTAGCGTCCCTGCAGTCCCGCCGCCCCAATTCTCGATCCCAccctttccctctctcctcctccttctgcAGCCTTCGATATCACACATTCCGCTTCTAACATTCCACGAAATAGATGATTGCTCTCGCCCTTTTGGCCCCCCTTCTGGCGGGCCAGACCATCGGGTCTGTTTCGCCTTCACTCAAGCGAGACGACAGCAAGAGCAATGCCTTCACTCCAGGAACGACCGACGGCTGCCCAGCCGGCTGGCCTACCTGCGGCTCCAGCGGCATCTGCTACAACCCAGACGAAGGAGCAACCTGTTGTCCAGGAGGAACTTGTTCGTCCTTTTCCCTTATCTCTTCAACTaaagcaaaagaaagaagcgccAGAGCGATGCTAACAAGCTTCGATAAATGAATTTAGATGCCTgcccctcctccaccttctgCCTGCTAGATCCCTACTGCTGCCCCGACGACCTCACGCCCGAATCCTGCGCGAAAGAATATGGCCTCACTCTTGTCCCGACAAGCCCGCCGTCCGAGTCAACGACATTTCCGCCACCTAAACCAAGCGATAGCGATAGCGAGAACGACAGTGGTGGTCACCACCGACCGACCGCGCACCCGACGTCATCGGATTCCGCGAACAGCAGTATCACCCTTAGTCCGACACCTATCCGGACAAGCTCAGTTGTGCTGTGGCCGAGTCTGAGTGTTATCCCGACGGGGAGTCCCAGTGCGGGACAGGAGCCGGCCTATACAGGGACGGGCGGGAGTTGGCGAGTGAGAGGTGGAGAGTTGGCGACTattgctggtgctggggcTTTAGCCATAGGGGTGCTGTGCTGGGTTTGACTAATTTGGCTTTGGCCTGAGTTTGTCTGATTGATATAGACTGTCTTGCTTTCATTCTTTCTGTACAGCTGCGAGCGGATAGATTTATTCCCGGAGCCGATCTGTTTTCCTctcgtttcttcttctcttctgttCAGCGGTTTATACCCAACAGTTCTTTGCATTGCCTGTGATTGCATCGGCTTGGCTCATCCTGTACCTAATTTAGTATTCTTCATCACATTTCCATCTTTTAAGGGACAATATATCCATAACGTTTGATACGTCATCTACACACAAAGTATAGAATATAGatccttcttgaagatgATCAGCATCTTCTGAAGCGTAAGATTGGCCAATCCTCATTCTGACGTTCTGTTCTGCCTGATCTGCATGCACATCACCTGGTTGAGCCATCCATTGGTCGTGTTTCAGGAGGTCTTGCTGGGTCGCTCGGTTGACGATCTCCGTTACTTTTGTGGTACGGCATTAGTTCTTGGTACGCTATATAAGTAGTAAAATCCGTAGGAATTGGGCCATTCATGTGCACGGTAGCAATGGAGTTTGTGGCATGGGCGCGGTGTGGGATACACATGGAGCGACCACTAGGGTAGGCGATGCTATTATACGAGGATCTCGCTCACTGTCAACGTGAACCAGGTATCTGACCGTTTGTAACTTTTGCAGTTGCCTCAGACCTGCTTTTAACAACTCCAATAAATGTTGTTCCCCAGTTTTCTCGAGCTGTTACGTCTCTGGGTCGCCCTATACGTGAAACGTCTCCAACCCAGTCTACCCCGTAGCTTCTCCAAATTCATACCTGAATATCTTACGATTCCAGAGATATCTACCTAGGTCAATTGTTTGACTTTTTATATCGTACTCAGAATGCATAGCAAGCACAGGATCTTACGCAAGTTTGGGAAAGGTGCAACTGATGTGTCTAGGCACCTAGTGTTAACTGTTTCCTCCCTTGTCTGCTCTGGACTGTAATTCAATTCTGTGAATAGTATGTTTTTCTACCTGCGACTGATCAACTTGCTATCAATTCGCGCATGCATCGAGAGCATTCTCGCGCGCAGGGATTATAAGTTTCGGTTAGACTGCTGTACCTAGTTCCTGAGATGACGGAATTATGGTTCTTCTAGCATAGAAAGGAGATGTGTTCTCGCAAGTCTGCGAATGCAGCTAGCGAGTGTTTGGTATCTAGCGGACGGCGAGATGACCCATTGCAGAAGGGACAAAGTGCTGGTTCATCAGTACTGCTTCTGTTGTTGACCAGAGTATCCACTTCGCCTCACCCCATtttatgttttttttttttgaaagCCTGGTTAAAAGCAATCCTGATCTTGACTGGGCAAGTTCTTTCTCAGTTTATCCATGGGGTGCatctgaagaagagatgTAACCAGTTCATCGTCCAATCTTGGTTCTTTGTTCATGCAAAGTGTTGCGAAGGAACGCGGACGACGTTGACGCGAGGAATTCACACCGCTGGAAGCATATAGGTCATGTTTCATATAGCTTCGGCGCGATGGGTTGCGTCAGGCTTATGCAGTTATCTcccgaactgggccaagACGAGATAACGGACGTGAATTTGGAATCAATTAGTATCATGCATTATCATACATTCATTAGTGTGTGTTACGCCTGGGATCATATGCCAATTGAGAGAGTTGTGTCGTCTGTTGTGAGTTAggcaaggacgaggagtGATCCGGTGTTCCGTGACCACCGCGTCGCCCGGGCCATCTGGTACGATCTGGGCCCCCGCTAATAGTGTTTCTCGAAACGCTCGTGCACTCTTGCAGGACTCGGCGGTCGAGGGGTGAATTCCCTTCGTGGCTCGTGGTAATGCTTCTCAAAGGCTTCTGAAGTCCTTGCGGGACTCGGCGAACGACGAGGGGCGTATTCCCTACTTTGCTCTGTTTGCTGGATCACTGGTCGTCGGGTAGACGTCCTGTCACGACTGAATGACCTGTTGTCGCCCCCGCTCTTTGTCGCCTCGATCTCGCGTTTGACACCTTCGTACATTTGCTCGATAATCCggatctcttcttcaacgtcCAGGCCACATCCTTCTAGACATAATTCACGTTCTCGCTGTTCAATGTATTCCCGAATGTTGCGCCATTCGTTCTGATAGTGTTTCAAGCGGTCTGGAAGGCCTGAGCCTTTCAGGTAGGTGAGAATACCGGCGACGATAGTGTTGATGGCGCCGAAAGCAGTTACAGCATTGTGAGGGCCGCGCGCCGCACCGAGAGCTGTCAGTGCAGCAGCGACCACGATCTGGATGCCCAGACAGGTGTTGATCAAGGCAGCGTGGAAGCGGTATCGTTTGGCGGCTTTAGTTTCGGCCCTCACGACCCGCGTGTAGATGCCAATATTAGGCGCTGTTCGAGGAGTATGGTGTGACAGATTTAGTGCCGGCGTACTGTCGATCCCAGTGAGAGCgcggaagacgaggagcttgTCACTTGGCGGGATGAGGACGCTAGCATCTGTCCTGTTGATCGTAAAGCGTCGCGCCCTTGCATCGGTGGGCTCTGGGGTCTCGACGGTGGGATCATAATTTATGCTTCCAATAGTCGGATAGAGGGACTGGTGTGCAGGAGGATAGCCCTGCTCTTCACGGTCGAGTGCCGCCAGTAGGAGGCGTCTTGCAAGACTGCGGCCCGTTGGTCGCTCTTGTCCCATGGCTGGATACCTTGCTTCTGGGATGGATCGCGgtcagagaaggaagagagtAGATCAAGAAGATACACCTGAGGAAGGGGGTCCCCATTCTTGTAAGCGATTGGGTTAAACTGTGAGACAAGCAAACTTTCCGTCGCGTGACGGATGAATAGGACGCGATCCCACAAAGATAGGAGACCCAGTATCCCTTTTTTCTCGTACTTTGATTGCTTGCCGCTGCGGGTAGATAGACCTCCGTGTTCAGTTAGCCTGCCGAACCAAACCTAGCTCAGACCAGTTGCCGGACGGCTGGACCCTGGCGAGGGATAGGTGGGCCGCAGTTTGCAGATCTGTGCGGTTCAGCGAAACCACCGGAATAGCACGGAATATTTTTCAGCTCTGAACCAGTAAGACAAAGGCATGATCTCTGCAGAAGGTCGGCTGGGTCTGTGCGGGTGAGGGTAGCAGAGGACTTTGAAGTCTTGATCGGTTCCATTGGGAGCCTGGCAGATGGGAAGCGGATCTGGTATACCGTCCCGTGAACCAAGACGAATATCGCAATCACGGATCATCAAAACTTTCAGTAATAGGAGAGAAGCAAGTCTTTATGATTATGCTGGCCCACTCAGAAAAATGTGATGTCAAGACTCATGAATTGCAGCTCCTCCACATACCGCTAAACGAGTCAAGGCGCGTAACTCAGAATTTGACAGGAAAGCTAGCTGAACATGTGTCCAGGGGTGTCAAAAGCGGAAAGTGCCGCCGATCTGAGTAGCATCTCAGAGGACGAACGCGATCGAGAAATCTCTGATGGATGGCCGTGATGGCGACTGGAGGAAGCGCCGATCACGAACTGTGCCGTGATTGCTTGAATTGGAATGGCTGCAGGTGACTGGAAGATGACTGGCGATGCTGCCTGCCTTCAGCTACAGAGGCTGACGGTACAGCAGCGAAGAGCTTCTGATACATTATTGGTTTTCTTTTATTgattattttttttccctggTCGATAGCCACTCAATCACTCCGTGCGTAGTGACTCGGGCCGCTTCAGACGGGCCGGGGGCTGGAATTGGCAGTTCGCCGTAAGGCGTGGTAGACTCGACGATCTCCCACTGCAGAGAAAGGTCGAATTCAAGGTAGAAAGCGAGCAGGATCGCGCAGTGATAGGGCACAATTGCTGGGACACTGGTTGATTGCTCGAGCCCTCGATAATTGCTAAGAATCGGCTAAAAATTGGCGATCATATCAGCCGCGAATTGCCAGTGTTCGAATGATGTCTTTTAGGACCACAGAAAATACGGTCCTTGAGTACATATGTGCTCTCGGTATCGCCGACCTGCTCTGTAGACGAGTGAGCTACATTGTAGGTAATGAGACACTGGACGGTGATAGCAGTTTGCTATTTGAGCAGGCATTTTATGTCACTAGTCATGCTAATGAGCCTGCCGCATTATTATGATTTTATGTAAGTAGAGAATTTCCTCAATTTCGCATTAATGATTCGTCTTGACATGAGACAATGAATTGACGCGATGGATAGAgaagatcgaggaggagacattgaagaaggatgatgtcTGGAGTGAGCAGGTGATCGCGGGATGACTGATCCGCAGTGGAAATAGAGCCGGAACCCAGTGGCTATATGGCAGTTGCATTCACCTCAGTCACTACGGAGCCGAATATCGGATTGTCTCATAACGCCATAACGAGAGTCGGCCATAAGTGGCCATAACACACCCTCGCTCTGTTATCTTGTCTGAATAACTATCATTTATTTTATGACTGAATTGCAACTGCCATAGCCCAGCCTGCGGCTCCCGCTATGTTGGGAGTTTGCGACTCCTTGCACCTCCCACTTCTTTCTTATTGAGAGCGCGCCTCTGAATCTCTTTGAGTACCTCCTTCAGGTGAGCTAGCAGTTTCTGACAGTTGCATCACAAGCCCAGCGGCCTCTGAAACCGACTTGGTGTTGCGGATGGCGTCGATGAGCTCGAGGGTGTCTGCCGGAGAATTTTTCCGGATTGTTTCGACGAGTAGGAAAACCGCGTGTTTGTACCGTCTTGCTTCCGCTTCCAGGGCCTCATAGTCCGGGACTGGTTCGTCTTGTTTGTGCTATGGAATGACTGAGACTCTGATGGGATTGCAGTAGCTGCCAGCGAACACATACCTGGATACGTTGTCGGCCGGGCATCTTTGATCTGCCGGTGATTGCGAGCTCAAGAGAATATCAGCAAATGCGGGTCGATTGACGCGGTGCAGCGGCCTGGACAACGCGGTGACAGGGGCGACGCCTTTTTTAATTCGAAAAGACACGGAGGAGTAGGAGCTGCTTTTATATCAGACTCTCGGTTCACATTCGCGCGCGAGGACAATGGCTGGCATATAGCTGAGGCTACGGTGTAGGACTGCTGGATCATTCAGGTAGGGACCGCAGCCCACGTCACCGCGTCCTGCTCTCCCTCGGGCTACAGCATCCCATTGGTCTTGACACTGTGGAGGGCTCACCCTCCTAGAGCACGATTTAGTAAGGGGGTCCGGGATGTCCCAGCTATGGAGATCGCATTCGACCGTTGCCACCGACTGTTCCTTGTTTACGTCCCCGCAGACTTGGCGACGTACCGAGGAGACTCGCTAACGTAGCAAACCGCCTTATTCAACAGTGCGGTGTCGCTGTCATCTGCCCTGTGCTAAAGACCACGAGGCAACCTGCTAAGAGCTCTAGGCGACCAAAAACGTTTACAGAACGAGCAGGCTCCTTAACCTTTTGCCAAAAGCAGAGTGCGACCGTCATCTGGATGGCCTGCCAATGTTATGATTTTCATGAAGCAATTGCGATTCTAGATAGGTCGGTTAGCAATAAATCGGGATCGACTCAGCCGCACCCAAATGCTGAAGACTCGGACATATAATACTCGCTAGTCGATATCAAACGCCTACGCAATAACATTACTGCTCTTTGAACGTGATGTTGTGTTTATGAAATATTACGGTGCAGATGCCATCTCTGACTGAAGGTTCGACACGGTCGACTTAATGACTGCTTACTGGTTTAGCCGGCCGCCCACTGCCAGCATTGAAGTGTCTACTCTAGTAAAGCACAAGGAGCTTCGACCACTGCAGAGGGCTTTACTTAGGGTCGCAGTATACGCCAGACTGTGCAAAACTAGAATACCTCTCATCTTTTGCAAAGGAAAGGCACCAAGGCAGGCTCTTACCGTTTGCTCATCAGCATCGAATATCGAGGCTCCCTTGACTTCACCAGATTGGATTTGGATTATTCGTGCTCATTCGATACAGAGGAACAACGATGGATTCCGTTCCTAGCCGTTCATTTACTAGGCTAACCCTCCGACTAATCAATTGGTGCAGTACGAGACGATTAAGACACAACTCTTGAGGGTCTCTTTGCAATCTGAGATACATACCTGCACAGCCAACCGTTAGTCGGACCATCTGCCTATGTGGGGCGTGAATCACTAAGGCTATTGGGGATCATATGAAAAGTCATGCCGGAGCCCTCGTGATGGCATCCATAGCCCGAAGGTCTAATGACGAATTTCCGTCTCCAGGCAGCATGCGTCTCTTAAAATTTACGGTTGGCCCAGGGTCTTGACCCTGAGAAACGAGACCTGACACGGAGGGTCGCAGCCGGTGTTGCATCCTAAAACCGGATTGCGTAGCTGCCCAGCCTATGGCGGATGAAGATTGTCATGTAGGTTATACTCGCGCAGCTCTAGCAGGATACGAACCCGCTCTTCCCCCTGCAACTTCACCGGCCGCGGAGTAATTCGATCGGTTTACGGAGCTCTCGGCAGAGGATTGTATCCCGTATTACAGAATCTTAATATAATAGCTGGAAGTCTACATCTTTCGTGAGGTTGCGAGGAACATTCTGGGTCAATGCAAGGAGCATTGTCGCTCAGTAGGAGACTTGTGCGACAATAATCAAGCTTTTTTCGACGGATCCAGTCTCGCAGATATTGTTCTCGCTACGCGACTATTAAGCACTCGCGAGACTGAGTCGAGATGCTCGGACAGGCAAGGGTGTTCTTACAAGTCTGGCCGATGCGAACTGATAATCCTACCAGTCCTGTAAGGATAATGCCCGAATTATGCGAATCATGCTAATCCGTATCTATGACAGTTAAGGGTCTTACAGGTAGATGCAGACAACTGCTCGTACCTTTGGCCTCGACTGGCATTTTCCGACTAGACGTTTATCTCAGAAGCTGGCTATGCCACGATCTTACTTTTTATCAGCTTCGTCCCTTGCGTATCTGGAGCGGCGGTTTGTTATCAGGATCGACGAAGGCCAACGAACTCTACGATCGTCATAC carries:
- a CDS encoding uncharacterized protein (transcript_id=CADANIAT00008192) gives rise to the protein MPGRQRIQHKQDEPVPDYEALEAEARRYKHAVFLLVETIRKNSPADTLELIDAIRNTKSVSEAAGLVMQLSETASSPEGGTQRDSEARSQ
- a CDS encoding uncharacterized protein (transcript_id=CADANIAT00008191), with protein sequence MGQERPTGRSLARRLLLAALDREEQGYPPAHQSLYPTIGSINYDPTVETPEPTDARARRFTINRTDASVLIPPSDKLLVFRALTGIDSTPALNLSHHTPRTAPNIGIYTRVVRAETKAAKRYRFHAALINTCLGIQIVVAAALTALGAARGPHNAVTAFGAINTIVAGILTYLKGSGLPDRLKHYQNEWRNIREYIEQRERELCLEGCGLDVEEEIRIIEQMYEGVKREIEATKSGGDNRSFSRDRTSTRRPVIQQTEQSREYAPRRSPSPARTSEAFEKHYHEPRREFTPRPPSPARVHERFEKHY
- a CDS encoding uncharacterized protein (transcript_id=CADANIAT00008190), yielding MIALALLAPLLAGQTIGSVSPSLKRDDSKSNAFTPGTTDGCPAGWPTCGSSGICYNPDEGATCCPGGTYACPSSTFCLLDPYCCPDDLTPESCAKEYGLTLVPTSPPSESTTFPPPKPSDSDSENDSGGHHRPTAHPTSSDSANSSITLSPTPIRTSSVVLWPSLSVIPTGSPSAGQEPAYTGTGGSWRVRGGELATIAGAGALAIGVLCWV